One window from the genome of Bacillus weihaiensis encodes:
- a CDS encoding DUF421 domain-containing protein translates to MDIIEQILRLVIAFSSLLILTKIMGRKEISEMTFINFVSGIALGTMGASLAVNSAVSIRNGVIALIAWSTFTVILGFVDIKSKKAREVLQGKPVILVKNGQILEHEMRKVRLDIDELTALLRQKDVFSITEVDFAIFETDGRLSVMKKENQQPLTKGDMNIATNKPVFPIPTEVIADGRIISANLKNINTDEHWLKDKILHAGNPPISSIFYAEVQKDGSLYLDLKKDYLPNK, encoded by the coding sequence ATGGACATTATAGAGCAGATACTTAGACTAGTCATAGCTTTCTCCTCCCTATTAATTTTAACGAAAATTATGGGGAGAAAAGAGATCTCCGAAATGACATTTATTAATTTTGTGTCGGGAATTGCACTTGGAACGATGGGAGCATCTCTAGCTGTCAATTCAGCTGTAAGCATACGAAATGGGGTCATTGCCCTTATTGCCTGGAGTACATTCACAGTCATCTTAGGCTTTGTTGACATAAAATCGAAAAAAGCGCGTGAAGTGCTACAAGGAAAACCCGTTATCCTTGTTAAAAATGGGCAGATTCTTGAGCATGAAATGCGGAAGGTTCGATTAGATATTGATGAACTAACTGCCTTATTAAGGCAAAAAGATGTTTTCTCTATTACAGAAGTGGACTTTGCTATTTTTGAAACAGATGGTCGTTTATCTGTTATGAAAAAAGAAAACCAACAACCACTTACAAAAGGTGATATGAATATAGCCACTAATAAACCAGTTTTCCCGATTCCTACAGAAGTAATTGCCGATGGACGAATTATTTCAGCAAATCTTAAAAATATAAATACAGATGAACATTGGTTAAAGGATAAAATTCTTCATGCAGGGAATCCACCTATTTCAAGTATTTTTTATGCGGAAGTTCAGAAAGATGGAAGTTTATATCTAGACCTTAAGAAAGATTATTTACCAAATAAATGA